Within Candidatus Poribacteria bacterium, the genomic segment TCCAGCAGGCCGAGCGCCCGCGCCGACATGGCTCGTCGCCATGGGTTTTGGCGTTTTGGCGATGCAGTCTGCCCTGCTGGCGCGCCGCGTGGGAAGCGAGCGGCGGCCGTCTGAGCGACCGCAGCGAGAGCTCGACCGCGAACCGACGCCCACACGCGAACGTGCCCAGGAAGCCGCCCCTCCAGTGGAGGAACGAGGCGACGCAGAACCTGACCTCGACAACGAGGCGGTTCCCGACGAAGAGGACGACACACGCCTACTCGACGCATTTGGGCTGCGCATCGATGAACCGGAACGCTGAGTTTACCTGACCAGGAGGTCAACCCATGGCACGAGCGATCCTGCACTCCGACGAGATCTCCTGCGACGGCTGTGTGAGAAGCATCCGCGCCGAGCTGTCCGAGATGGAAGGCGTCCAGTCCGTTGCCGGCGACCCGGACAAGCAGGAGGTCACCGTCGAGTTCGCAGCTCCTGCGACGCTCGAAGCGCTCAAGGCGGCGATGGACGACATCGGCTATCCGGTCGACGCAACGCGATAGGCGCAAGACCGGTGACGGAGGGCCCCGCATGGCAACGATCACCGAGAACCTGCCCATCGTCGGCATGACGTGCGCCAACTGCGCCAACACGATCCAGCGCACGCTGACCCGACGTGTGGACGGCGTCTTGGAGGCAAACGTCAGCTTCGCCAGCGAGAGCGCAACGGTCACGTACGACGACTCGCTGACGGACCATGCCGCCATCGCCGCCGCCGTGGAGCGGATCGGCTATCACGTCGTCGAACCGGCAGACACAGCCGAGGACGCCGAAGCCGAAGCGCGCGAAGCCGAGATACGAGACCAGTCCCGCAAGTTCACGGTCGGTCTGGTGTTCGCCGGGCCCCTTTTCGCCTTCAGCATGTTGCGCGACTTCGGCCTCTTGGGGCATTGGTCGCACGCGCCGTGGGCAGCGCTGGCGATGTGGGCGTTCGCCACGCCCGTCCAGTTCTACACCGGGCTCGATTACTACGTGGGCGGATTCAAGTCGCTGCGGAACCGATCCGCGAACATGGATGTCCTCGTCGCGATGGGGTCGTCCGCCGCGTACTTGTATAGCGTCGCCGTCACGGCGCAGATCGTGTTGGCGGGAGCCGAGGGCCACGTCTACTTCGAGACGGCTGCCGTCATCATCACGCTGATCAAGCTGGGCAAGCTCCTCGAAGTGCGCGCCAAGGGCAAGGCGGGAGCGGCGATCCGGCGGCTGATGGGGCTCCGCTCCAAGACGGCGCGCGTCGTCCGCGACGGCACGGAGATCGACCTGCCCATCGAGCGGATCGTCGTCGGCGATGTCGTCGTCGTTCGGCCCGGCGAGACGATCGCGGTGGATGGCGAAATCGTCCAAGGCGAGTCTGCCGTCGACGAGTCGATGCTGACCGGCGAGAGCATGCCCGTCGCCAAGTCGCCAGGCGATCCAGCCACCGGCGGCACGCTCAACAAGAACGGTCTGCTCCGTGTCCGAGCGACGCGGATCGGCAGCGAGACGGCGCTGGCGCGGATCATCCGGCTCGTCCAAGAGGCGCAGGCGAGTCGTGCGCCGATCCAACGCCTCGCGGATCAGGTCTCCGCGATCTTCGTTCCCGCGATCATCGTCGCGGCGGCTGTCACGTTCGTCGTCTGGACGCTCGTTCCGGGGTCGAGCGCGACGCACGCCTTCGTCAGAATGGTCGCCGTGCTGGTCATCGCCTGTCCCTGCGCGTTGGGACTGGCGACCCCGACCGCGATCATGGTGGGAACCGGCAAGGGAGCCGAGCACGGCATCCTCTTCAAGTCGAGCGAGGCGTTGGAGAAGCTCCACGCCATCCGCACCGTCGTGCTCGACAAGACCGGCACGATCACTCAGGGAGAGCCCGTCGTCACCGATGTCATCCCGGCGGATGGGCAGGGCCGAGACGACTTACTGCGCCTCGCCGGAGCCGCCGAGCGCGGCAGCGAGCATCCTCTTGCCCAGGCGATCGTTCGAGCGGCAGACGAGCTCGGTTCCACCGACCTGTCCGTCGATTCGCTGGAAGCCATCTCAGGTCACGGAGTCCGCGCGACGGTCGGAGGTGATGCGATCACCATCGGGAATCATCGCCTGATGGCGTCCGAGGGCATCGAGACGAGCGGGCTCGCTGACGACGCGCGCGCACTCGAACGGCACGCGCGCACGGTCGTCTGGGTGGCGCGCGACGGCAGGGCAATCGGCGTCATCGGGATCGCCGACACGGTCAAGGCGACATCGCGATCCGCGATCCGCCGGCTCCGCGATCAAGGCGTCCGATCCGTCATGATGACGGGCGACAACCGCGCGACTGCCGACGCCATCGCGAGCGAGGTCGGCGTGGACGTTGTCCTCGCGGAGGTTCTCCCCGAAGATAAGGGGCGAGAGGTGGAGAAGCTCCAGAGCGGCGGCGCGGCGACGGCGATGGTGGGCGACGGAATCAACGACGCTCCGGCGCTCGCCCGCGCGGACGTGGGCGTTGCCATCGGGACGGGCACCGACGTCGCCATGGAGACGGCGGGCGTGACGCTGATGAGCGGCGACCTCCACGGCGTTCCGAATGCCATCGCCTTGTCCCGCGCGACGATGCGTATCATCAAGCAGAACCTCTTCTGGGCGTTCGCGTACAACGTGACGCTCGTGCCCATCGCCGCTGGAGCCCTGGCGTCGCTCCCTCAGATGCCCCTGATGCTCCGCGAGCTGCATCCGATCGCCGCCGCGCTGGCGATGGCGCTGTCGTCGGTGAGCGTCGTGATGAACAGCCTGCGACTCCGGCTCGTACGGATCGGCGATGCCAGCAACAACGCGCCGCCCGATGCGTGACCGATCAACCCGCCTCTTGGGACGTGCCGTCTGGACGAGGACGGCGCGCGTGCTCATCTGGACTAGCATGATGGGATGGATGGGTTTCGCGGCTCGTCCTTCCCTCGCCGCGTTTCAGGATGCCTTCGCAGGCGCTCGCTACCTCGGCATGGGCGGGGCGAGCGTCGCGGTCGTGGCGGACACGGACAGCATGGCTCAGAATCCTGCGGGTCTCGCCGAGCTCGGGGCGGAAACCTCGCGACGGCAGGTCGGAGCCAGCTATGCCGGGCTCCATGTCGGTCTGAGCGATGATACAGGGATCGGGCAGAACCACATCGCCTACGCCATGTCATCGCCGAAGCTGGGTGGGGCTGGTCTCGCATGGCGGAGGACTCAAGCGGGCAGGCTCTACTCGGAGGACCGCGTCGGCGTCGGCGTGGCGCGGCGTGTCAGCGAGCGTCCGAGTGGACGCGTCCTCTCGGTCGGCGTGCAGGGCGATGTCTTGTTCTGGGATGCCGCCCCGACGCTGACCTCCTCGGGCGCCGTTTTGGAAGACTTGAGCGGCGATCCGCGTTTCAGCCTGTCTGCGGGCGCGCTCTTCGCGTTGGCGCCGGGCGTCTCCATCGGTTTGGCGCTGCATCACATCAACCAGCCGAACATCGTCTCGGATCGGTCGGAAACCGACGAGCTCCAGCCTGTACAGACGACCTTTGGCATCGGCGCGCGCGGCGCGCGGTTCCTGTGGACGTTCGACATCGTCCTGGAGCTCCAGGATGTCGATGTCCGTACGGGTCTCGAATGGCTTGCCGACCAACAGCGCCTGGCGCTACGCGGCGGATTCCGGCTGGAGGGCTTAGGGCTGGGCACGAACCTGACGCTGGGCGTCGGGTATCGTGTCGCCCCGTCGACTCGTCTCGATTACGCCCTGTGGCTCCCCATCGGAACCGTGCAGAGCACGCTCGGCTCGCATCGCGTCAGCGCGACGTACGACTTCTAGGAAGCCGCATGCACGACACGACGGCTCCATATGTCGGCTCTCAGTGGTACATCCGAATCGTCGTCTGCGCCCTGTTCGCTGCGATGGGCTCCATGGTGTCCGCCCAACTCGCCGACCCCCTTGGAAACCCTCTGTTCTTCGGCAAGGGCACGCCCATCTATGGGATCGACGCTCGGTACGGTCTGCTGGAGGGGAGCTCGACGCTGTCGCGGAACAAGCTCTTCCGCGAAAAGACGGGGAACCGGAACTACTTCGTGTTCGACATCCAGCGTCCGACGGTGCGTCACCAACTGACCGTCGGGAACTTCCCGGCGAAGCATTCCGCCTTCACGCTGAGCAAAGAGCTGTTCGACGCCGTGCGGTGGACAGTCACCGTGCCGCGCGCGCGAGGGTCGGCATCCGTGTTCCTTTCGCGGCTCACCAATCCGACGTTCGACAGCGCCGGGCGCCCCATCGAGGGCAAGGATATCGAGAGCCGCGCCGACTGGTTCATGGCTGGACTGCGCGCCGAGACGAACCTGGGGGCGCGTCCGATCCGCGTGGCGGACCTGGCGGAGGTGAACCTGCCCCTGCCACGGATCGGAATCAGCTACGTGAATCGGTTCTTCACGAGCTACGACTTGGCGCGCGCCACGAACCCCTTCCGAGGAGTCGTGACAGCGTCGCCGCCGTCGGAGCTCCGCCTGCGCTTCCGCGATGGCTCACCGGACGACGGCGGCGGAGCCCGAGTCCATCGCGTGCAGGTCGTGATCGACGGCGACGTGCGTTACGACGTCAAGGGCGGCAGAGAGCTCCCTGGCATCTTGGAACCCGGGTCGCAGAGCCGTCGCTCGCTGGCAGGAGACGCTCGCGAGGCGAACGGAGACGCCGCGTTCGTCTACCGGTTCCCGCTGTTC encodes:
- a CDS encoding MFS transporter produces the protein MRDFVPSLIVLAVGLVSLWLPAGRAPAPTWLVAMGFGVLAMQSALLARRVGSERRPSERPQRELDREPTPTRERAQEAAPPVEERGDAEPDLDNEAVPDEEDDTRLLDAFGLRIDEPER
- a CDS encoding heavy-metal-associated domain-containing protein, coding for MARAILHSDEISCDGCVRSIRAELSEMEGVQSVAGDPDKQEVTVEFAAPATLEALKAAMDDIGYPVDATR
- a CDS encoding copper-translocating P-type ATPase, with protein sequence MTENLPIVGMTCANCANTIQRTLTRRVDGVLEANVSFASESATVTYDDSLTDHAAIAAAVERIGYHVVEPADTAEDAEAEAREAEIRDQSRKFTVGLVFAGPLFAFSMLRDFGLLGHWSHAPWAALAMWAFATPVQFYTGLDYYVGGFKSLRNRSANMDVLVAMGSSAAYLYSVAVTAQIVLAGAEGHVYFETAAVIITLIKLGKLLEVRAKGKAGAAIRRLMGLRSKTARVVRDGTEIDLPIERIVVGDVVVVRPGETIAVDGEIVQGESAVDESMLTGESMPVAKSPGDPATGGTLNKNGLLRVRATRIGSETALARIIRLVQEAQASRAPIQRLADQVSAIFVPAIIVAAAVTFVVWTLVPGSSATHAFVRMVAVLVIACPCALGLATPTAIMVGTGKGAEHGILFKSSEALEKLHAIRTVVLDKTGTITQGEPVVTDVIPADGQGRDDLLRLAGAAERGSEHPLAQAIVRAADELGSTDLSVDSLEAISGHGVRATVGGDAITIGNHRLMASEGIETSGLADDARALERHARTVVWVARDGRAIGVIGIADTVKATSRSAIRRLRDQGVRSVMMTGDNRATADAIASEVGVDVVLAEVLPEDKGREVEKLQSGGAATAMVGDGINDAPALARADVGVAIGTGTDVAMETAGVTLMSGDLHGVPNAIALSRATMRIIKQNLFWAFAYNVTLVPIAAGALASLPQMPLMLRELHPIAAALAMALSSVSVVMNSLRLRLVRIGDASNNAPPDA